One segment of Echeneis naucrates chromosome 15, fEcheNa1.1, whole genome shotgun sequence DNA contains the following:
- the bnip4 gene encoding BCL2/adenovirus E1B 19 kDa protein-interacting protein 3 has translation MSLQKDIASEESLQGSWVELHFSSNGSQSMSHHGSQEQIPTTIQEVDLEKMLLDAQNESCRNSSRGSSHCNSPLRAQTPLLLWRGSEGNSSQSDEDSQETRHEVENLMKKNADWIWVWSSRPENNPPKEFLLTYPKRSTSLSIRNTSVMKKGGILSADFLKLFLPSLIISHILAVGLGIYIGKRLTSHNTY, from the exons ATGTCGCTCCAAAAGGACATCGCGTCTGAGGAGAGTTTGCAAG GTTCCTGGGTTGAACTGCATTTCAGTAGCAATGGCTCTCAAAGTATGAGTCACCATGGAAGCCAGGAGCAAATCCCCACAACCATCCAGGAGGTTGATTTGGAGAAAATGCTGCTAGATGCACAGAATGAGTCATGCAGAAACAGCTCGAGAGGAAGCTCTCATTGCAACAG CCCACTCAGAGCACAGACCCCACTTCTTCTATGGAGAGGTTCAGAGGGAAACAGCTCACAG TCAGATGAAGACTCTCAAGAAACAAGACACGAAGTAGAGAATCTGATGAAGAAAAATGCTGactggatctgggtctggtcTAGTCGGCCTGAGAATAATCCACCAAA GGAGTTCCTGCTCACATACCCGAAACGTTCAACCTCTCTCAGCATCAGGAACACCAGCGTCATGAAGAAGGGAGGCATTCTCTCTGCTGACTTCCTGAAGCTTTTTCTACCCTCATTAATCATTTCTCACATACTTGCTGTTGGCCTTGG GATATATATTGGCAAGCGCCTAACCTCCCACAACACCTACTAA